In Oncorhynchus gorbuscha isolate QuinsamMale2020 ecotype Even-year linkage group LG03, OgorEven_v1.0, whole genome shotgun sequence, the DNA window CTGGCTGCCACAGGAGGACAGGCTGTCGTAGAGGGAGTCACTGAGGGATTCAGGCGTCTCTCTCAGGGACAGGAggtcctctggtctctccttcactAGCTCCAGCCCTCCGTCCTTCCCCACCTCCGAGGCGCTGGGCGTCCGCCCCTTACCCCGCTGGCTGAGCCCTGTCTGGAGTGGCAGGGGGAGGCTGCCTGGGTCAGTGGCCAGAGGGTGCTGGGGGGAACACTGTTTCAAACTCTTgggggagaggaaaggtgggCACATGAAgaagggggagggtggaggggaacaGGCGAGGATATGGATGgtagggagggacagggggacagattGATGCTATAGTTAGTTATTTTAGGACAAGGTGAGATTTAACAGGTTCTAGGGCAACATGCATTTGACTGGGTTCATGCAAGTTATTGATTGATCATGCCTGGGAGAAATCCTCAGAACATTGTTTGGGGAACCGAAATGGGTGTcccagtttcaaggtctcagcttgaAGAGAAGAAGCCTCGTATTGGGGCATTGGTTGGTCACATGTATGAACCAAATGTTAATGAATAATAAATTATGAATGATAaataagctaaatcatgcaaatataacttgtctgtgtaagCAGTATAAGAGAACTAACGGGACTGCCCCAGGGGAGCATTTGACAGACAAGTACTACTTGGTGCATTaagtttgttggaacctctccagcttTCTGATAATAAAGAATGATTCATTTAATATTGACTTCAGGTGTCCCTGGTGATAATTTCCACGACAGTCAGTAACCATGCTTCCATTCAACTCACTACGACATGGAAAAGCATgcacagtttattaggctacagattaaatgaGTTCTGATGaatttcacagggtggtgaatgtGCACGGCGATAAGTTTGATTTTCCTTTCTAATAAATATCGAAGGTCTTTACCCTTTACACTCGTTAGAATTGGTctatatggatagggctaaattgaaatTTTTCTTATAGAAGAAATACGAAATGCATAACCATGTTAGCAATTGAAAGGGacagtttggagataatgggaAAATTATTAGATCAAAGGTAAGAATACAACAGTTCACttgacaagactgaatccaaacattacattattgattttacatttactgtactttgcCACATTTGTTTATAAATACTCTGGATACTTTCAGTAGCATGATAAGActattcctggaaaatgtgggTTAGGTCCAACATAAGACAACAAATgtcaagggtttgagtgagaggactaacctctccaaagtgtgcaatttcaatgcactttaATGACTCAAAGAAGTCTTCAACTATAAGGTACTttaattaaaaaaacatttttttttagctCTCCTAGTTGTGCTGTTAAGGATCTAGAGCACACTTCATTTTGAAGACAACCCTGcatccccaccatcacacaattactgttgttgtttacgcaaCCCAGAAACAGCCCATTATAAAtagcaatctgggtcaggtgagaatgatttgaaagcttgttctatttcCAACAGGACTAGCGAAGTTATAAAACATGATCTTACAGTGTTCAGCTTCACAAGGCAGTTCAGAGAAACAGATGGTAATGTTGGTGGGTATAGAAaggagtcatgagtgcattcaggtTCGTGTGCTGCAGCAGATTCTCTTCAAGAATAAACAAACATtagctcattctgttcagaacaacccagggtatgacgccatgtcatcttgtaactacatcagacatagtgatcataaacatTTGACACTATATGTATAGGAGTTTTATGAtctggaaatgtgaagtgcacatttggactcacgggtctttggcttgcttgtatgtatctttcaaaatacatagtCATCTTAATTAACATTTCCTGCACACAgacatatttttttgttgttgcaaaagttgcccaattaCCGGGAGGGATGGGGGCAACTTGTTGTCACGTTCGGGGCTCAAGTTCACAACGGCTGCCAGAAAAAACCCATACTGTGCTGTGAAGTGCAGAGccagagctctgatgtcatgtatagcatgttactgtacagccactacaTTCCAATTTAGGTGCCTATTAGTGCCCAAACCAAATATGCCACTGTAAAGGGTTAATTTGTatgctggtgacatgatgatgatgatgatcagtGCTTAGCTGCTAATTGACAAATTAAAAGTGGGCACATTTGCTGTTTAttcataatctcatcatgtacCCTCTACACTGTATCAATGAGCTGTTTGCTAGAGTACCTGTGCCAAGTGGCCACATTTGCTGTTTTCGCAGGACTTTTTATGCCAAATGGGATGGAAACATATAACTTCTATTTTTTTTAATTTGGTGAATTAAGTTATacttatgtgcactacgtcattaCGCACAGCTCTTCATTCGTAACAAGCCAGTTTGATGGAAACACTGCTGTTAAAATGCACATATTTCTTTGTGCACTCTTTCCCCTCAATAAACTTCAAATTTCTCAAAAAAAGGGAGAACTTGGCATTAAAAGCTGTGGACTTTCTGTGCATTTCAGTTCCGGTCTGCCATTAAAGCAGCCCATTCagcccgtgcttctacacctgcattgcttgctgtttggggttttaggctgtacagcactttgagatatcagctgatgtacgaagggctatataaatacatttgatttgatttgattcaaaggGAGAGAGTCAAAAACAAGTTAGTCAAAACCCCTTCACCCTCTCGTTTTCACAGCAACGCCCCCATACCCGAGAAAAGGCAGGATgagctctcactcactcacaatgCTAATGGGACTCTGGTGCTGACAAGGGACAACAACTGACAGGCGACAGTGTTCAAGGCCCCAGCTATCTTTCTATCAGCCTTATCTCTTCAAATATGAATAAAGAGCTGCGCTTTCATCATTTCTACATAGATTATTAAGATGTAACATGTCAGCACAGAGTAAATGGATGTGGTCTTCTTCGAAAGTTCTCATTAGAATGGAGATGACTGACTCACTCACCCTTCTGGATGGGGTCCCCAGGTCTCCCTGCACATCCAGGTAAACATCAGTGGCTTCTGCAGAGCCTTTCAGATTGGGAAAGGTCCAGTTCTTGGTGAGGGGATTTTGCATATGAGCTCCATAGGCATCTATATCTGCATAAGAGAAAATTCAATTCTAAATGGAAAATAGAGTGTACCTCAGGTGTTTTGTTGAAGGTTTAAACTTGTGTGTATAGTTGGTTCAGTTTTAATGAGCCACAACATATTTGTTTTGCAGGATttatcattatattattattattattattacaactgATAAAATATGAACTTTCGCCATATTTCTTTTTGTGTAAAATGTCAGCATTGAAATGGTCTACATGGGAACACAACAAGTCCTATGGTAATAAAAAGTCTAAGCTTACCCTTGTGGATTGTACTAGACAGGTGCATGTTGGTACCTTTTCCCTCCAGCCCGGAGCCATACAGGACAAACGGGTTGTCTTCATCCAGAGATGACAGCTCTCTCTCCAATGTATGGGCCTTACGCAGAACCTTCATCATGGCCCCATGCTTACCCTGGGAGCAAGAAAACCCTTGCTCTCCCTGTGGCTTCCCCTTAGGGACGCTCTTCCCTGCCATGCTACTGGCGTAGTCTGGCATGGGGAATGTGCCAATGCCACTGTCGAGGGTGCGCATGGAGGCCCCAGAACCTAAACAGTGAGGAAGGAACAATCAAGTGAGACTAGAGTCAGAGCTACTCAAGGAAAATAGACGACTGGCATTATTATGACTCAGCATCATGCTACCTGTAAAATGCTGAGCACTAATGGACTCTGCCAAGCTGTCTTCTGATGTGACCTCACCCGTGCCGATCATAACCGAACCCTGAAACAGCAAGGGTCAATGACAATCATATATATCACTGACACTACATGTGTAGTTTATTAATCTTTCTATAGTGTATCAGAGGAATACGACAGAGTGAAAAGAGTTTACCTGGGCTATCTCGTCCCTGCTCTTGGTGTGGCTGATCCCGTTCCTCTGGTGACTGAAGTTGGGCCGCGACCTCTTAGAGTCAAAGGAGAGGCGTCTGTGTGTCATTCCAAAGGTGGTAGGTATAGTTCTCCTCTTGTCCACCCTGTTTCCAGAACAAGACGTCGAGGGACTTAAGGAGGAAGATGTTACAACAAAATCATAGGGGAACTAGCTTTCGACTTAAACTCCATTTACAAATCCAATTTGATCAGATATAAATCATAAGAGAAAGAGTTTACCCTCTGGCCAAGTTTTATAATTATCTTATGATCACAAATTTAGTACACTGACAGCCCCAGTCCAATATATCCTAGACAGGGTttggatgtacagtggggcaaaaaagtatttagtcagccaccaattgtgaaagttctctcacttaaaaagatgaggcctataattttcaccataggtacatttcaactatgacagacaaaacaagaaacaaaatccagaaaatcacattataggatttttaatgaatctatttgcaaattatggtggaaaataagtatttggtcaataacaaacgtctctcaatactttgttatataccctttgttggcaatgacagaggtcaaacattttctgtaagtcttcaaggttttcacactgttgctggtattttggcccattcctccatgcagatctcctctagagcagtgatgttttggggctgttgctgggcaacacagactttcaactccctccaaagattttctatggggttgagatctggatacctggctaggccactccaggaccttgaaatgcttcttacgaagccactccttcgttgcccgggtggtgtgtttgggatcattgccatgctgaaagacccagccacatttcatcttcaatgcccttgctgatggaaggaggttttcactcaaaatctcacgatacatggccccatccattctttcctttacacagatcagtcgtcctggtccctttgcagaagaacagccccaaagcatgatgtttccaccctcatgcttcattctttgtcctccaaacacgacgagttgagtttttaccaaaaagttctattttagtttcatctgaccatatgacattctcccaatcttcttctggatcatccaaatactctctagcaagcttcagatgggcctggacatgtactggcttaagcagggggacacgtctagcactgcaggatttgagtccctggcggcgtagtgtgttactgatggtaggctttgttactttggtcccagctctctgcaggtcattcacctggtccccctgtgtggttctgggatttttgctcaccgttcttgtgatcattttgaccccacggggtgagatcttgcgtggagccccagatcgagggagattatcagtggtcttgtatcttccatttcctaataattgctcccacagttgatttcttcaaaccaagctgcttacctattgcagattcagtcttcccagcctggtgcaggtctacaatttggtttctggtgtcctttgacagctctttggtcttggccatagtggattttggagtgtgactgtttgaggttgtggacaggtgtcttttatactgataacaagttcaaacaggtggcattaacctcttgaacctatgggggagctgtgtcattattggataaaaagacgtgcccgtatTAAGCGCAATATTTTTTCACGAAAagatgcatggaattgacagccttggaaagacacaactctgacgttgtgacgtagaagtccgtcactggccgcgggcagcatttggttctttaacgcacacacatattcatcactcctccctgcgccattataagataagttaacaatgtgggtcgacacaaattaacttctgtcttggtgcatgcatttcacacttgtcaatgttcatatttgagagatacaataattattatactaatcaatgttgtggatgagcgcattgtttgtttgttctgttcctctctctccatctctgtagcttccgggtatgctggaaaaggacccgagctaagggaattgggttggctttatagtgcctgtcccaaatggctcattaatgcatatgggcatattgaaagatattgtcagtagtgatgtaatgttgtaaatgttatgttgtgatattgtttaaaaccgtgttgcaatgtatatcctttagtatgtttagttcatggaaaatgtaggtttgtattgttaattgattcATTAATtggggttaattgttctgaggggaggggctagccctacaaaaggagcctctcaaTCATGGAGAGgcatttttggattgagctgtggatggggcagccttgtttttaagctgtcccataaggtagacgttgatggcagccttctggcctactctacgtgacagacgtctccaaaactgcaaagatattatttgtgcgtgccccagaactaatgcaacaggcgaaaccaagatgaagtttcatacaggaaatgccccagattctgaaggcgctgtgttccaatgtctccttatatggctgtgaatgcgccagcaATGAGCCTGCACTCTCTGTCTATTGcccgaggtgtctgcagcattgtgacgtgtttgtaggcatatcattggaagattgaccataagagactacatttacctggtgtcccaccTGGtatcccgcccggtgtcctgtgtgcgtaatctgtatgtccatgcgcgttccatttgttcagaattgaaagtaaactgccacgatggattttatcgtcgatagatatgtgaaaaacaccttgaggattgattctaaacattgtttgccatgtttctgtcgatattaatggagttaatttggaaaaaagttcgcgttttaatgacttttttttcttccccttaaccaaacgtgatgaacaaaactgagcgattagtcgacacaaataatatttttttgtaaaaacggaacatttgctatctaacagagtctcctcattgaaaacatctgaagttcttcaaaggtaaatgattttatttgaatgctttaatggtttttgtggaaaatgttgcatgctgaatgctaacgctaaatggtacgttagccatcaatactgttacacaaatgcttgttttgcaatggttgagaagcatattttgaaaatctgagatgacagtgttgttaacaaaaggctaagcttgagagcaaatatattaaTTTCaattcatttgcgattttcatgaatagttaatgttgtgttatgctaatgagcttgcttATAGATTTTCACAAttctggatacaggttttttttcgtagctaaacgtgacgcagaaaacgaagcgatttgtcctaaacaaataatctttcaggaaaaactgaacatttgctatctgagagtctcctcattgaaaacatctgaagttcttcaaaggtaaatgattttatttgaatgcttttctgttttttttgtgtaaatgttgcctgctgaatgctaatgctaaatgctacgctaaatggtacgttagccatcaatactgttacacaaatgcttgttttgcaatggttgagaagcatattttgaaaatctgagatgacagtgttgttaacaaaaggctaagcttgagagcaaatagattaatttcatttcatttgcgattttcatgaatagttaacgttgcgttatggtaatgagcgttaaggctgtagtcacgataccggatccgggatggctcgacgcaagaagttaatacaggtaacgagtgaaggacagaggagcctcttaaagaagaagttacaggtctgtgagagccagaaatcttgcttgttagtaggtgaccaaatacttattttccaccataatttgcaaataaattcattaaaaatcctacaatgtgattttctggattttttttctcattttgtctgtcatagttgaagtgtacctatgatgaaaattacaggccacatctttttaagtgggagaacttgcacaattggtggctgactaaatacttttttgccccactgtatgtcattCATTCTCAGGTAAATGATCAGGTTATTTAGGAATACATATCATTATTACCTGTTGAGGAGCTGCTGCATGAAGTTCTCTGCGGTCAATCCTCTGCACATGAGTGACAGTTGGCCTTGGGCTTGGTCCATCACCACCTCACATGAGTGGCCTCTGCCAGAGCAGTCCATCCCGACCCTGTTCACATATGCCCGCTCCTCTTCCAGCGCCTTCCGCAGGTCCTCTGCCTTCTCCATCAGCTTGGAGATGTTCAGGCTCTCCACCACCTTCTGGGGACCACCTGTCTTAGGGTCCTTAGCCCCTCCGCCAGAGGCAGACGATGACACGTTGATCTTGAACTTGGACACTTCCGGTTTGCGGTTGAGGGCCGGGAGCTTGCTCTTCCTCAGGCCGAACCAGTTGGCGATGCCATTGGAGGCCTTCTGCTTTGGCTCGGCCACCTGgccctggtcctgctcctgcagcTTCAGCATGTTTTCCTCGATGCCACGCATTACCTTCTGCTCAATGGCAGACTGGAGCACGGATGGGCCAGACGAATACGGCTTTTTGTCCTCTTTTGCGATTGCTTCAGTAGACGGCCGTGGTGGCAGAGGGGGAGGCGGGAAGCTCTCTGCATGGCCAAAGGTCTTTTTCTTGCCGGCCGGGAGCTTGGTTTTGTCCTCTGGCCGAAGTGGGTTTCTCTGAGCCATGGCACGGTCCTCAGGAATGGGTTTGACCCCTCTGGGATAAGAGGAAGCTTGACCTACCTTTGAAGGGGACTTTGACGGGACTTTAGTGGGGCTGTTTTGTGGGCTGAGGGCAGTTTTACTGTGGTGGCTCTGGGTGATGGGGCATTTCCCATAGCTCCGCACCACTGGAGGAGTCTCTGTGTTGGAGGATGATGTGCCCATCTTGATCTTTGGACCTTCTGCTTTTGCTACATATATCCTGGGAGAAAACAGTGTCTCCTGCTCTCCCTTGGGTATCATTGATGGGGTGGCTGAGGATTTGGTGCCCGATTCATGTATTGGACCTATCACCCTAGTGTGACTGTCGAGGCTGGTTTTGGGGTAGGGCTTCCCATCCAGGGAATCGGTGGATTTCTGATTTCTGTGCTGCTCTGCTCCAGTTCGCTCAACTTGCCTTTCAGCGGTCTTGCTTTTCTCAATATTGTTGGTGGGGGGTTTGCCTAGGTTACTTTGTACATCCTTCTTGTCCACAGACTGTGCACCTACTGGCAGATCTTCTGTGCTCTTCAGTTTCCCCAAAGCAGCCAGGCGCTCTTTGAAGGGGTGGTGACTGGACTCACTCTGGGAAGTCTTGCCCTGCACCAGTCTCTTGGGGTCACCTCGCCTGGCTGAAGACTGAGTTGGCTGGGCAGGTTCACAgttctgttggctgggctctggAGCTGCACGGTGCGCCTGGTGCCTGTCCCTCATGCTGGAGTAGTTGGGGTGACTACTTTGTGCTTTACTGGCAgcggaggaggacgaggaggggaGGCTAAAGTGTTGGTTTGGCTTGTGCCAGACGGGGCTTTCTGAGTCAGTGTCCTGGTCAGAGAAGTCCTGGTCAGCCGTCCCTGGGGACGAGTCAGGGTGCTGTGAAGATGGGGGGCTGAGGCGGCTCTCATCTTGCTGACAATGCTTCTCTACAGGACCCTCGTGTTGGGGGTAAGGGAGGTACTGGGACTTCTTAAGACCCTCCAGGAACTGGGGCGTCCCATCTGAGGGGCAGACATTCTCGTATTGGTGTACCTTCTGAGAGCCCCTTTGTGCATGAGAGGAGGGGGGTGCCTTTGTGCTGTCGCTGTTTTCAGCAGCCACTTTGCGCCCAAACCCAATCTCCTTGGCCATGGGAGGGGTGTCCACAATGTCCTCTGATTTGGGTGGGGAGGTGGGGGCGGAGAGTGTGGCAGGGTAGGGGTCTGTtttggaggaggatgaggatggctgtttctccctctctgtggtgGTGGCTTTGCGGGTCAGGACGGGAGAATGGTACACCTCATAGTTGTTGTTGTTCCTGCAGGGGATCTTGGAGCTGCGGGTGAGCTGGGGACTTAGACGGAGGGGGTTACCTGGTTGTGCCTGGTTGATCCCCGGAGGGATCTTCAGGAACTTGAGCAGCCGGGACGGGGAGGAGATAGGGGAGGGCTTGACTTCACTCAGAcctgaagagggagaggtggggctGAGTGCAAGCTTGCTCTTCCCAGAGGGATTCAGGGCCTGAGCTGAGCTGTTCCTCTCAGGGACTGGGGCTGGAGAATAAGATTCCACCGCCACCTTCTTGGAGACGGATGTTTCATTGGAGAAGTAGAGCCCGTTGCAGATCTGATCACTCACTTCCTGCTCCTTGGGATATTCTGGTTCCGTCTCAACATGGTCTGTGTGTGAGGTAGAAGAGTGCAGGCTGTTGTTCACATTGTGTGCCGCTGCCTCTACTTCCAGGTAGCAGCACTCTTCCAGACTGTCCTCGTTCTGGCTCTGCGACGttgccatgacagcctttatgtGCTTTATATCCTCACCGTGAGAGGGCTGTACCTCTGCCTGTGGCGGAGGTTTGCCGGATGGATGCTTGTCTGTGTGTTTTTGTAACTTCCTGGGCTCCTGCCCTAGCATCCCGTTGAGGTTGGCTTGGATTGGCAAGGAGAGGAAAGGATCAGAAGAACCTTCTGGAGTGCGCTCTAGAAAGTCCAAAGCTGTTTTGTGCATGTAGCACTGGTTTGTGCTGTcagcagagaggaggtgggaAAGAGCCGCTGCTTGGGGAGGGGTTGTGCTCTGTGCCGATGCCCCCTGGTCCTCTGCACAGGCCTGCCTGTTAAGGATCTCCACTCTGGCCTGGTGTGAGGCACTGTGGCCCTGGGCACACTTCAGCAGGCTGTCCAGGCTGCTCTTCTGGGAGAGTATGTGGCAGGACTGACATCTCccgtgttgttgttgctgaagcTGGGCATGGTCCTCCTGGAGAGCCCCTTCTCCATTGGCATAATCGTGAATGTCCGAGTCAGAGCTGGAGTGGTGGCAGCGTGATGATGGGTGTGCCACCGGGCGCTGTGGGGCAGGTAACGCCTCAGAGGACATCAGGGATATCTGGTCTCTCACCATGGAGACCGGCGCCTGGCCCAGGTCATGGTGGGGGGACAGGCAGGAGGAGGGGTGGAACTTGAGTGGGTCTGACTCCTCCAGCTTGCGCAGGACCTCTAGGATGTGTGCTTTCTTCTTGAAAAACGGAGACAGGGCCTCCATGGAGGTGGCAGTGGCCCGGGCCGATGTGGCTGACCCGTTCTGTGTGCGGTCCCCATTGCTCTGCATAAACAAGGACATCAGGATGGAACTTTGTTACATCTTCATCAAACAACAAACTAAGAACAACACTTCAAGTTAAGTACAGTACAACTGCTATCTGAAGATGTGCACAATGCCTCCAACATCTAACACATTGCATGCACGGTGCACCAGGAGTTATATGCATTGATTTCACGCAGACACTCGATTGTGGAGGTTCCTTTTTACTGTTTTTTCTTGGATAAGTAATGACTTCGAGAGCCTGCAACTCATGTTTCAAGTGAATGTACTTGTTTCAAGTTAACAGTCCAAGTCACCAATGACTATGTCACAGCAACAGAGGACATCCTGAGAATTCTGAACACACTAGTCCTGACGGGGAGGAATAAATGAACGACAGATTGGGAAGGAGAGGCGACTGAAGCTACTTTGGTTACACATGGCATGCCAACCTTAGGAAGCTGTATTTATCTTTAATTAAAGATGCAATTCATTCTGTAATCAGTGAGAAAATGTATTCTGCTCTCTTCCGCCCGCCTCATTACCTCTTCCTGAAGTGGCAATTAGAGGTCGACACAGGAGTGAATTATTCCCCCCCCGCCGTACTATCCTAATCCCGCAACAGTTCCCTAACCACGAAACTTTACAGTCCGGCACAATAAAAATGTCTCCCATCCTGTGCAGAAATCAGAAATAAATTCTTCCATTAACTGCTTGGCTGTCTCCACTCAGTGTGAGTAgccacccagctagcacataacactCAGAGAACCAtttgtttcttagagcttggtgaaagTGTGGTTGTCATATGGTTACTCTacatcacatatgtcagagtcaaggcccgcgggccacatccggcccgcgagaaggttttttacggcccctgggatgatcttgatttgttattagaaccggcccgcagaccgcagcaagccggcagcccgcagatcttttacacgcaccaatactacatttcccacaatgcaacggtgacgcaccgagcagtaggctgcttcatttcaatatttattggcacagcagttgtcagcatcacagtaaaattaactttcagatacccatcaaaaatggcaaaacggaaggtggacactgagaaccgggggtttcaaacaaggtgggagtcggagtatttgttcacggaggtagctggaaaacctgtgtgtcttctgtgtggagaaagtgtggcggtactgaaagagtataatctgagacgacattatgaaacgaaacacgcggacaaaaacaagaatatggacatggaacaaaggctacaaaaggcagaggaattaaaacgaggcctcaaatctcgacaggctctgttcaaaaaagccaaatcacaaggccaggctgctgtcaaggccagttttattttggcagaagagatcgctaaatcggGCTacgcccggccatttacggagggggatttcatcaaaaactgcatgattaaagtttgtgacgaagtttgcccagaaaaaaggcaactctttttaaatgtgagtctgagcagaaacaccattgccgagagagtagaccagttgtccatcaatctaaaagagcagcttgtgaaaaagggaaaagatttcattgcatattccttggctgtggatgagagcaccgacatttctgacattgcccagttgtcaattttcatccgcggagtggactccagcctaagcgtgacagaggagtttttggctttacgtcctatgcatggcacaactacggggcatgatttgtatgaagaggtgtcaagatgtgtaaatgagatggagctgccttgggaaaaacttgtgggtttgacaaccgacggagcacctgtgatgtgtggacacaggagcggactggaggaaaacgcgacaggtgagctgacagcttatcattgtatcatacaccaggaagcgttgtgcggtaaagccttgaaaatggagcatgtaatgagcatcatcacgcgcacagttaactttatcagagccaaaggtttgaatcaccgccagttcaaggcatttctgacggagttagaaacggagcatggtgatttgccttatcacacagaggtgcgatggctaagccagggaaaggtgcttcaaagatgtttcgagcttcgtgaggagatttgtctgttcttggacagcaaagggaaagaccaacacaactccgagacgaaatgtttctgtgtgaaatggcttttctgtgtgacattacgagtcatctgaatgcaatgaacttgcagctgcagggtcgggatcgtgtcatctctgatatgtacagtacagtgaaggcatttaaaaccaagttgagtggatgatagaaaattgctattattgtttttttctttgaagtaaatttagcccacttttgctaaaa includes these proteins:
- the LOC124031188 gene encoding nck-associated protein 5-like isoform X1; the protein is MESEEPELRECDEAFESDEGNVESYLEEPESSRELLERLKELEAENSALALANESQREAYERCLDEVANHVVQALLNQKDLREECIKLKMRVFDLERQNKTLTELFAQKLHPQASHLQQLQLVSVTEPSTEPSTEPSTEPSTEPSTEPSTEPSTEPSTEPSTEPSTEPSTEPSTEPLTMDSDKLLVSKNEGELKSNGDRTQNGSATSARATATSMEALSPFFKKKAHILEVLRKLEESDPLKFHPSSCLSPHHDLGQAPVSMVRDQISLMSSEALPAPQRPVAHPSSRCHHSSSDSDIHDYANGEGALQEDHAQLQQQQHGRCQSCHILSQKSSLDSLLKCAQGHSASHQARVEILNRQACAEDQGASAQSTTPPQAAALSHLLSADSTNQCYMHKTALDFLERTPEGSSDPFLSLPIQANLNGMLGQEPRKLQKHTDKHPSGKPPPQAEVQPSHGEDIKHIKAVMATSQSQNEDSLEECCYLEVEAAAHNVNNSLHSSTSHTDHVETEPEYPKEQEVSDQICNGLYFSNETSVSKKVAVESYSPAPVPERNSSAQALNPSGKSKLALSPTSPSSGLSEVKPSPISSPSRLLKFLKIPPGINQAQPGNPLRLSPQLTRSSKIPCRNNNNYEVYHSPVLTRKATTTEREKQPSSSSSKTDPYPATLSAPTSPPKSEDIVDTPPMAKEIGFGRKVAAENSDSTKAPPSSHAQRGSQKVHQYENVCPSDGTPQFLEGLKKSQYLPYPQHEGPVEKHCQQDESRLSPPSSQHPDSSPGTADQDFSDQDTDSESPVWHKPNQHFSLPSSSSSAASKAQSSHPNYSSMRDRHQAHRAAPEPSQQNCEPAQPTQSSARRGDPKRLVQGKTSQSESSHHPFKERLAALGKLKSTEDLPVGAQSVDKKDVQSNLGKPPTNNIEKSKTAERQVERTGAEQHRNQKSTDSLDGKPYPKTSLDSHTRVIGPIHESGTKSSATPSMIPKGEQETLFSPRIYVAKAEGPKIKMGTSSSNTETPPVVRSYGKCPITQSHHSKTALSPQNSPTKVPSKSPSKVGQASSYPRGVKPIPEDRAMAQRNPLRPEDKTKLPAGKKKTFGHAESFPPPPLPPRPSTEAIAKEDKKPYSSGPSVLQSAIEQKVMRGIEENMLKLQEQDQGQVAEPKQKASNGIANWFGLRKSKLPALNRKPEVSKFKINVSSSASGGGAKDPKTGGPQKVVESLNISKLMEKAEDLRKALEEERAYVNRVGMDCSGRGHSCEVVMDQAQGQLSLMCRGLTAENFMQQLLNSPSTSCSGNRVDKRRTIPTTFGMTHRRLSFDSKRSRPNFSHQRNGISHTKSRDEIAQGSVMIGTGEVTSEDSLAESISAQHFTGSGASMRTLDSGIGTFPMPDYASSMAGKSVPKGKPQGEQGFSCSQGKHGAMMKVLRKAHTLERELSSLDEDNPFVLYGSGLEGKGTNMHLSSTIHKDIDAYGAHMQNPLTKNWTFPNLKGSAEATDVYLDVQGDLGTPSRRSLKQCSPQHPLATDPGSLPLPLQTGLSQRGKGRTPSASEVGKDGGLELVKERPEDLLSLRETPESLSDSLYDSLSSCGSQG